TGCACAGGGTGAGCACCAGGTCCGACTTGATGCCGAGCTTGCAGCGCAGCACCCCGGTGACCGGCGGCGGTCCGGGACGGATCGCGAGCCATGCGACCTGCACACTCGACTGCGCGGCGTAGAAGATGATCATCCAGGCGAGCTTGACCATCGACAGCAGGTGTACCCGGCCCTCGACCGGCACCCGCGGCAGCGGCAGCAGCCACATGATGAGCACGCCCACGATGAGGCCGCCGACCAGGTTCGCGATGCTGAAGGTGCCCCACAGCAGGATCCACACCAGCGCCAGCCACGCGAGGACGCCGACGCGGAGTACGCGTTCGCGGGTCATCGGCCACCTCCCTCGCCCAGGACGGCAGTGATGTAGACGTCCCGATTCTGCAGGTCCTGCGCGGCGCGGTCACTGATCCCGATCATCGGGCCCGCGAAGACCGTCAGCGCCAGGCCGACGGCGGCGAGGCCGATCGTCGGCAACAGCATGAACATCGGCATCTTTCCGACGTCCTCGCGGTCGACGAACGCGA
This genomic stretch from Prescottella soli harbors:
- a CDS encoding Na+/H+ antiporter subunit E, yielding MTRERVLRVGVLAWLALVWILLWGTFSIANLVGGLIVGVLIMWLLPLPRVPVEGRVHLLSMVKLAWMIIFYAAQSSVQVAWLAIRPGPPPVTGVLRCKLGIKSDLVLTLCIDVLNLIPGTMVLEVDQARRAVYVHVLDVGTTKSVDQFYRSVRQLERLFIASFERDSEWQPAPWHLRDYEYHEEGREDRA